In the Ursus arctos isolate Adak ecotype North America unplaced genomic scaffold, UrsArc2.0 scaffold_5, whole genome shotgun sequence genome, one interval contains:
- the GJC2 gene encoding gap junction gamma-2 protein: protein MTNMSWSFLTRLLEEIHNHSTFVGKVWLTVLVVFRIVLTAVGGESIYSDEQTKFTCNTRQPGCDNVCYDAFAPLSHVRFWVFQIVVISTPSVMYLGYAVHRLARASEEERRRTPRRRPGPGRRPARAPLPLPPPPHPGWPETAGLGEEEPMLGLGEEDEESGAADGLGEEAEAEDTGMAKGAGGEVKAAGAPGPGGQHDGRRRIQREGLMRVYVAQLVARAAFEVAFLVGQYLLYGFEVRPFFPCSRQPCPHVVDCFVSRPTEKTIFLLVMYVVSCLCLLLNLCEMAHLGLGSAQDAVRGRRPPPGTPGPAPRPPPCTLPAAPAGLACPPDYSLVVRAAERVRSHDQDLASLALQALREGHALGDRDSPPCPGLPAAARGPPRASAPASGSGSATSGGTGTGTGGGQARPGAKPRVGSEKGSASSREGKTTVWI from the coding sequence ATGACCAACATGAGCTGGAGCTTCCTGACGCGGCTGCTGGAGGAGATCCACAACCACTCCACGTTCGTGGGCAAGGTGTGGCTCACCGTGCTGGTGGTCTTCCGCATCGTGCTCACGGCCGTGGGCGGAGAGTCCATTTACTCGGACGAGCAGACCAAATTCACGTGCAACACGAGGCAGCCAGGCTGCGACAACGTCTGCTACGACGCCTTCGCGCCCCTGTCCCACGTGCGTTTCTGGGTCTTCCAGATCGTCGTCATCTCCACGCCCTCCGTCATGTACCTGGGCTACGCGGTGCACCGCCTGGCCCGCGCCTCGGAGGAGGAGCGTCGCCGCACGCCCCGCCGTCGCCCCGGCCCTGGCCGCCGTCCGGCCCGCGCGCCCTTGCCTCTGCCCCCGCCGCCGCACCCCGGCTGGCCCGAGACCGCCGGCCTGGGCGAGGAGGAGCCCATGCTAGGCCTGGGCGAGGAGGATGAGGAGTCGGGGGCGGCCGATGGCCTGGGCGAGGAGGCCGAGGCCGAGGACACCGGCATGGCCAAGGGCGCTGGCGGGGAGGTCAAGGCGGCGGGGGCCCCGGGTCCGGGCGGGCAGCACGATGGGCGGCGGCGCATCCAGCGCGAGGGCCTGATGCGTGTGTACGTGGCCCAGCTGGTGGCGCGGGCCGCCTTCGAGGTGGCCTTCCTGGTGGGCCAGTACCTGCTGTACGGCTTCGAGGTGCGGCCCTTCTTCCCGTGCAGCCGCCAGCCCTGCCCGCACGTGGTCGACTGCTTCGTGTCGCGGCCCACCGAGAAGACCATCTTCCTGCTGGTCATGTATGTGGTcagctgcctctgcctgctgctcaacCTCTGCGAGATGGCGCACCTGGGCCTGGGCAGCGCGCAGGACGCGGTGCGCGGCCGGCGCCCCCCTCCAGGCACCCCGGGCCCCGCGCCGCGCCCGCCGCCCTGCACTCTGCCCGCCGCGCCCGCCGGCCTGGCCTGCCCGCCGGACTACAGCCTGGTGGTGCGCGCAGCTGAGCGCGTGCGCTCCCACGACCAGGACCTGGCCAGCCTGGCACTGCAGGCGCTGCGGGAAGGGCACGCGCTGGGAGACCGAGACAGCCCGCCGTGCCCCGGCCTCCCCGCGGCGGCCCGGGGGCCTCCGCGGGCCAGCGCCCCCGCCTCCGGGTCCGGCAGCGCCACGTCGGGAGGCACGGGCACGGGCACAGGCGGGGGCCAGGCCAGGCCGGGTGCCAAGCCCAGGGTGGGCTCAGAGAAGGGCAGTgccagcagcagggaggggaaaaCCACCGTGTGGATCTGA